Within the Streptomyces sp. NBC_00554 genome, the region ACCGCATCCGGGCCTCTCCGAAGCCCAACTGCGGGCCATGGTCGACCGGCACGGAGTCCGCGTCCTCGCCAAGGTGGCAACCAACCCCGCCGCGTCACCGGCACTGCTTGAGTACCTGGCCCGGCACGAACCGCCGGTTCAGAAGGCCTTCCGCGAGATCGCCCGGCACCCCAACGCCACGGCCCCGTCCCTCCTCGCCTGCCTGACGGACGACCAAGCCCGGCCCATAGCCGCCGGCCACCCCGCCCTGCCTCCGCACGTCATGGTCGAACTGCTCTCGGACGACAACTGGCAAGTGGCGGAAGCCGCGGCGGCCAATCCGTCTCTGCCACAGGCCGTCATGCCGGAGCTGATCCCTGCCGGATCGGAGCCATAGGTCCGGTCACGAAATTCTGTCGAATTCGTCCTGGGGGCATGCGTACGCTCCCCACATGGCCCATGCGAAGACCTCGTACGTCTGCCTGCCTTGCCGGGCCTCCTACAAGCAGCCTTTCGGCGCGGAGCGGCAGCGGGTCTGTCCGCGCTGCGCGGAGCCGTTGATTCATGTCGGCTCGGCCTTCGCCGCGCCCCGGCGGCGGGACGTCGCGGCATGGCGGACGCTCACCGTTCTCCTCAACGCGGGCGTGCGCTTCCACAAAAGCTGCTGCGGTGGCCCCGGATTCCGGCCCCGCACGCTGCGCGAGGTCCGCGAGCGGATGAATTACGCGCGGCGCACCGGAGAGCCCATCGCGAGAGCGCTCGTACGGCCCGATGTGCCCTGACAGTTCACGAGATCGCCGCACACGGGGCATCCGTCCCGCCTTGGGAAACGGTCACGCAGGAGGAGAGGCCGACTCGACTGTCGGCTCATCGAACCCAGCTGCTCAAGGCCGCTCCCGCGCAGGCCGCAGCACTGCGCGGGAGCGGCTGGCAGTGGGCTACCGGGCGGTGTACGCGCGGACGATCGTCTGATCGACCGCGTTGCCCCGGTTGTCGACCGCTTTGGCACGCAGCGACACGCTGCCGCCCGCCTCCGGGGTCTTGACCGTGACCTTGCCGGCGACGACGGGCCGCAGGGTCCAGTGCAGGCCCTCGTCGTACGAGACGTACACGCGCAGCGCGGCGAGACGCTTCCCGGCGGCCGCGCCCTGCACGGTCACCGGGATCTTCAGAGTCGAGCCCGCGGTGGCCGTACTGTCCGCCGCCAGCCCCGGGGCGAAGCGGACCACCGACACCGGCAGCGCCGTCTTCTCGGCAACGTTCTGCGAGCGGAACGTCCAGCTGGCGGTGACCTTGCTGGAGACGGGGGTGCCTGCGGCCCTGGTGGCCGTAGTGGTCAGCCGGTATGCGGCGGGCCGGGCCGGGACCGTGAAGGAGGCGGTGCCGGTGAGCGGATCGTCGCTCGTGC harbors:
- a CDS encoding deoxyxylulose-5-phosphate synthase, with translation MAHAKTSYVCLPCRASYKQPFGAERQRVCPRCAEPLIHVGSAFAAPRRRDVAAWRTLTVLLNAGVRFHKSCCGGPGFRPRTLREVRERMNYARRTGEPIARALVRPDVP